From a region of the Sinorhizobium sp. B11 genome:
- the preA gene encoding NAD-dependent dihydropyrimidine dehydrogenase subunit PreA has product MADLRNNFVGIKSPNPFWLASAPPTDKAYNVERAFKAGWGGVVWKTLGEEGPPVVNVNGPRYGAIWGADRRLLGLNNIELITDRDLQTNLREMKQVKMNWPDRALIASIMVPCEEQAWKAILPLVEETGADGIELNFGCPHGMSERGMGSAVGQVPEYIEMVVRWCKQYTRMPVITKLTPNITDIRRPARAAKAGGTDAVSLINTINSIVSVDLDNFAPNPTVGGKGSHGGYCGPAVKPIALNMVAEIARDPETYGLPISGIGGITTWRDAAEFLVLGAGNVQVCTAAMTYGFKIVQEMITGLSDWMDEKGHKTLDDITGRAVQNVTDWQYLNLNYIAKAKIDQDACIQCGRCYIACEDTSHQAITNFVDGVRHFEVMDEECVGCNLCVSVCPVENCITMEELPAGALDKRTGKVVDPNYANWTTHPNNPMARQAAE; this is encoded by the coding sequence ATGGCTGATCTCCGCAATAATTTCGTCGGCATCAAGTCTCCGAACCCCTTCTGGCTCGCCTCCGCACCGCCGACCGACAAGGCCTACAATGTCGAGCGCGCCTTCAAGGCCGGCTGGGGCGGCGTCGTCTGGAAGACGCTGGGCGAGGAAGGCCCGCCTGTCGTCAACGTCAACGGCCCGCGCTACGGCGCGATCTGGGGTGCCGACCGCCGCCTGCTCGGCCTGAACAATATCGAGCTCATCACCGACCGCGACCTGCAGACCAACCTGCGCGAAATGAAGCAGGTGAAGATGAACTGGCCGGATCGCGCCTTGATCGCATCGATCATGGTTCCCTGCGAGGAACAGGCCTGGAAGGCGATCCTGCCGCTGGTCGAAGAAACCGGTGCAGACGGCATCGAGCTTAACTTCGGCTGTCCGCACGGCATGTCCGAGCGCGGCATGGGCTCGGCCGTCGGTCAGGTGCCTGAATATATCGAAATGGTCGTGCGCTGGTGCAAGCAGTACACGCGCATGCCCGTCATCACCAAGCTGACGCCCAATATCACCGATATCCGCCGCCCTGCCCGCGCCGCCAAGGCCGGCGGCACGGATGCCGTCTCGCTGATCAATACGATCAACTCGATCGTCTCGGTCGATCTCGACAACTTCGCCCCCAACCCGACCGTCGGCGGCAAGGGCAGCCACGGCGGCTATTGCGGCCCGGCCGTCAAGCCGATCGCGCTCAACATGGTCGCCGAGATCGCCCGCGATCCGGAAACCTACGGCCTTCCGATCTCGGGCATCGGCGGCATCACCACGTGGCGCGACGCAGCCGAATTCCTGGTGCTCGGCGCCGGCAACGTGCAGGTCTGCACAGCTGCCATGACCTACGGCTTCAAGATCGTGCAGGAAATGATCACGGGCCTCTCGGACTGGATGGATGAAAAGGGCCACAAGACCCTCGACGACATTACCGGCCGCGCCGTCCAGAACGTCACCGACTGGCAGTATTTGAACCTCAACTACATCGCCAAGGCGAAGATCGATCAAGACGCCTGCATCCAGTGCGGCCGCTGCTACATCGCCTGCGAGGACACCTCGCACCAGGCGATCACCAACTTCGTCGATGGCGTCCGCCATTTCGAGGTGATGGACGAGGAATGCGTCGGCTGCAATCTCTGCGTCAGCGTCTGCCCGGTCGAAAACTGCATCACCATGGAAGAGCTCCCGGCAGGCGCCCTCGACAAGCGCACCGGCAAGGTGGTCGATCCGAATTACGCCAACTGGACCACCCACCCGAACAACCCGATGGCCCGCCAGGCCGCGGAATAA
- the prfH gene encoding peptide chain release factor H — protein sequence MSAIDLLITSGNGPVECRIAVSALLRILEDEAKQQGCVVHVNLGPMPDHHGAKSAVVTIEGEAAERIATGYCGTIRFTFKSGVRPGHKRQNWYVAVRRIDLPAEGVAVTIDPADLQFETLRAGGPGGQHQNTTDSAVRALHRPSGLVVTARDERSQHRNKALAIRRLQAMLRDIEAEKQEAAKAGRFIANRTIERGNEVKAFKL from the coding sequence GTGAGCGCTATTGATCTCCTGATCACATCGGGCAACGGTCCGGTCGAGTGCCGGATCGCCGTCTCCGCGCTTCTGCGCATCCTTGAAGACGAGGCGAAACAGCAAGGGTGCGTCGTCCATGTCAACCTCGGGCCTATGCCGGATCATCATGGTGCGAAGTCGGCGGTCGTCACTATCGAGGGCGAAGCGGCAGAGCGGATTGCAACAGGCTATTGCGGTACGATCCGCTTCACCTTCAAGAGTGGGGTCCGCCCCGGCCACAAGCGGCAAAACTGGTATGTGGCCGTGCGGCGCATCGATCTTCCGGCTGAGGGTGTTGCGGTGACGATCGATCCTGCCGACCTGCAGTTCGAGACGTTGCGGGCAGGCGGGCCCGGCGGGCAGCACCAGAACACGACGGACAGCGCTGTTCGCGCCTTGCATCGCCCGAGCGGTCTCGTTGTGACGGCCCGGGACGAGCGCTCTCAGCATCGCAACAAGGCGCTGGCAATCCGGCGCCTGCAGGCAATGCTGCGGGATATCGAAGCGGAAAAGCAGGAGGCGGCGAAAGCCGGACGCTTCATTGCCAACCGCACGATCGAGCGTGGCAACGAGGTCAAGGCCTTCAAGCTTTGA
- a CDS encoding RNA ligase RtcB family protein gives MGNSIGGGSSPTTQANAPALIHHFFSGRTWIEGAALDQLGEMSRLPGVSQIAAFPDLHPGKYGATGVALASDRLLPLLIGNDIGCGMSLFQVDLPLRKLKIDKAAERLRQLEAEEIGDAAVLLEEALLPASLAPDALGTIGGGNHFCELQAIDTLGDGGASAALDGQALYLLVHSGSRSLGAAVFSEAVSAHPDLAAGLLPGSQDAVTWLASHDQCVVWASLNRRLIAARAAAALRADLRLVADVPHNLVRSSGRDFVHYKGAAAVTPGELAPIAGSRASLSYVVCPTADVSRSLGGISHGAGRKYDRASMHGRAGRNRSEREQLLRNVWGGIAICDDRALVVEEAASAYKDAGQVVADLENEKLVSVAASFRPLVTFKKAVDEAEVEQRRRKSEYRREGGRSRERY, from the coding sequence ATGGGCAATTCCATCGGGGGCGGAAGCTCCCCGACGACGCAGGCCAATGCGCCTGCGCTCATCCATCATTTCTTTTCCGGCCGCACCTGGATCGAAGGCGCGGCGCTAGATCAACTTGGCGAAATGTCCCGTCTTCCGGGCGTTTCGCAGATCGCTGCCTTTCCGGATTTGCATCCCGGCAAATATGGCGCAACCGGTGTCGCATTGGCGTCCGACCGGCTGCTTCCGCTGCTTATCGGCAATGATATTGGCTGCGGCATGTCGCTTTTCCAGGTCGATCTGCCGCTGCGCAAACTGAAGATCGATAAGGCGGCGGAACGGCTTCGCCAGCTTGAGGCTGAGGAGATCGGCGATGCCGCTGTCTTGCTGGAGGAGGCGCTCCTGCCTGCCTCCCTGGCGCCGGATGCACTCGGTACGATTGGCGGCGGCAACCATTTTTGCGAGCTGCAGGCCATCGATACGCTTGGCGATGGCGGTGCTTCCGCTGCTCTGGATGGTCAGGCTCTCTACCTGCTTGTCCATTCCGGCTCGCGTTCCCTCGGTGCTGCAGTCTTTTCCGAGGCTGTCAGTGCTCATCCCGATCTTGCGGCCGGGCTCCTGCCGGGTTCACAAGATGCTGTCACGTGGCTTGCAAGTCATGACCAGTGCGTTGTCTGGGCATCGCTGAACCGTCGACTGATCGCAGCACGGGCAGCAGCCGCATTGCGTGCGGATCTGCGCCTCGTTGCCGATGTGCCGCACAATCTCGTCCGGTCTTCCGGACGTGATTTCGTGCACTACAAGGGGGCTGCGGCGGTCACGCCGGGGGAACTCGCGCCTATCGCCGGATCGCGTGCGAGCCTCAGCTATGTGGTTTGCCCGACCGCGGATGTATCCCGTTCGCTCGGCGGCATATCGCATGGGGCCGGTCGCAAATATGACCGGGCCAGCATGCATGGGCGGGCGGGCCGTAACAGGTCCGAGCGTGAGCAGCTGCTGCGCAATGTCTGGGGCGGCATCGCCATTTGCGATGACCGGGCTCTCGTCGTCGAAGAGGCGGCGTCCGCCTACAAGGATGCGGGGCAGGTTGTTGCCGATCTCGAAAACGAAAAGCTGGTGAGCGTCGCTGCCAGCTTCCGGCCGCTCGTCACCTTTAAAAAGGCAGTTGACGAAGCCGAGGTCGAGCAGCGTCGCCGCAAGTCGGAGTACCGTCGGGAAGGAGGGCGTAGCCGTGAGCGCTATTGA